One region of Malania oleifera isolate guangnan ecotype guangnan chromosome 6, ASM2987363v1, whole genome shotgun sequence genomic DNA includes:
- the LOC131157458 gene encoding LOW QUALITY PROTEIN: serine/threonine-protein kinase RIPK (The sequence of the model RefSeq protein was modified relative to this genomic sequence to represent the inferred CDS: inserted 1 base in 1 codon) has protein sequence MTVKKSNNTWKSFITSCLNLPSKPKIKINNKVSSKLGSFRRISVSELSNPGSTFSEDLSTSLAGSNLHVFTFAELRVITQSFSTSNFLGEGGFGPVHKGFIDEKLRPGLKPQPVAVKLLDLEGLQGHREWLTEVIFLGQLRHPHLVKLIGYCCEDEHRLLVYEYMPRGSLENQLFRRYAVSLPWSARMKIALGAAKGLAFLHEAEKPVIYRDFKASNILLDSDYTPKLSDFGLAKDGPEGDDTHVSTRVMGTQGYAAPEYIMTGHLTSKSDVYSFGVVLVELLTGRRSLDKSRPHREQNLTEWARPLLTDPRKLXPIMDPRLEGQYSETGAQKAAMLAYQCLSHRPKQRPAMSTVVKALEPLQDFDDVSVAPFVYTVPPENDLHKEDLKKGEVQMILEEENGRGNGHDQEVQKPPKSQSIYSETALSQKLRNGMGSPLHNGGRGI, from the exons ATGACTGTGAAGAAAAGCAACAATACATGGAAATCCTTCATAACAAGCTGTTTGAACCTGCCCTCCAAGCCCAAGATCAAGATCAATAACAAGGTGAGCTCAAAACTGGGTTCGTTTCGAAGGATCTCAGTCTCGGAGTTGAGCAACCCCGGGTCGACGTTCTCGGAGGATCTCTCTACCTCCCTTGCTGGGTCAAACCTTCACGTGTTCACCTTCGCCGAGCTGAGGGTGATCACGCAGAGCTTCTCGACGAGCAACTTCCTCGGTGAGGGCGGGTTCGGCCCAGTCCACAAGGGCTTCATTGATGAGAAGCTCAGACCTGGCTTGAAGCCCCAGCCTGTGGCAGTTAAGCTCTTGGACCTGGAAGGCCTGCAGGGTCATAGGGAGTGGCTG ACAGAAGTAATCTTTCTTGGGCAACTGAGGCATCCACATTTGGTGAAGCTGATAGGGTACTGCTGCGAAGATGAGCACCGGCTTCTGGTCTATGAATACATGCCGCGAGGCAGCCTGGAAAATCAACTTTTTAGGA GGTACGCTGTGTCACTTCCATGGTCAGCCAGAATGAAAATTGCACTCGGAGCAGCAAAGGGCCTTGCCTTCCTCCATGAAGCAGAGAAGCCAGTCATCTATAGAGATTTTAAAGCTTCGAACATATTGTTAGATTCT GATTACACTCCCAAACTCTCAGATTTCGGTCTAGCAAAGGATGGTCCTGAAGGAGATGATACCCACGTTTCCACTCGGGTCATGGGTACCCAAGGCTACGCTGCCCCGGAGTACATCATGACTG GTCATTTAACGTCAAAGAGCGATGTTTACAGCTTCGGAGTAGTGCTTGTAGAGCTTCTAACAGGGAGGAGGTCGTTGGATAAGAGCCGGCCTCACCGGGAGCAGAACCTAACGGAGTGGGCTAGGCCTTTGCTAACCGACCCCCGCAAGC GGCCGATAATGGATCCAAGACTCGAAGGCCAGTACTCTGAGACCGGAGCTCAGAAGGCGGCCATGTTGGCTTACCAATGCCTCAGCCACCGCCCTAAGCAGAGGCCCGCCATGAGTACCGTGGTCAAGGCCCTGGAGCCTCTCCAGGACTTCGACGACGTCTCGGTCGCACCCTTTGTCTATACAGTTCCACCCGAGAACGACTTGCACAAAGAAGATCTGAAGAAAGGCGAAGTTCAAATGATTTTAGAGGAAGAAAATGGACGTGGAAATGGGCATGACCAAGAAGTTCAGAAGCCACCGAAGTCGCAATCAATTTACTCAGAAACCGCACTCAGCCAAAAACTAAGAAATGGGATGGGATCTCCCCTGCACAATGGAGGCAGGGGAATATAG